From Actinomyces procaprae:
TTCAGCTTCAGATGTGCCATTGGGCGGCCCTCCATCGTGCTCGCGTGCTCGCTTTTCGAGTACTGCCGCAATGAGGCTATGGATTCCAATTGGGGTCGGCCTCGGCGCAACCGCACAAATGCGCGCGAAGGTCCCGATTATCTCCGTGGGGACGCCTGGGGAATGGCTGGCGGGGCAGGGGCCGTGGCGATGCGGCATTGGCCCGAGCGGCCGACGGAGCCGGCCCGGAAGTCGGCCTGGCCCACGGGCCGGAGCTGCCAGATCTCATTGCAGCGGTGCGCGCAGGCTGCCACCATGCGGGCGTTGGGTAAGTCCACGGTGCGTACCCAGTGGCCGGCGTCGGCGGCGCTGCGGCCGAAGTCCTGGTGCCGGGACACCAGGCGGGAGATCAGCTCCGCCTCGGGCACGTCTAGGAAGATCAGCAGATCAATCCGCTCACGGGCGCCGGCCCAGTCGCCGCGGTTCAGGGCCAGGTAGTTGCCCTCGGTGACCACGACGCCGGGCCCGCTCACCAGCGCGCCGGCCGCCACCGGTTCGTGCAGGTCGCGCCGGTACACCGGTGTCAGGACGTCCGGGCAGTCGGGGGCGCGCACCCGGTCGAGCGCGGACAGGTAGCCGGCGACGTCGAAGGTGTCCGGGGCGCCCTTGCGGCCGTGGCGACCCAGCGCGTCCAGCACCGCGTTGGACATGTGGAATCCGTCCATGGGAACGACACCGGCGAGCAACTGGCGCTGCCGCAGACGTTCTTCCAGGTCCGCTGCGAGTGTGGACTTGCCGGCCCCGGGTGCCCCGGTCAGCCCGACGACGAGGCGCCCGTCGCCGGTGCGGGTCGTGGTGCCGCGTAGGCGAGTGGCCAGGCGTTCCACCAGGCCGGTGAGCAGTTGCTCGGCGGGGCCGGTGTGCATGATCGGCGAGGTGGGCATGGAGCGATTATCGGATACGAGGGCGCAGGACGCCGCGGTGTAGGCGTTCCGCCTGAGCACTTTCACGCAGATGAGGCAGGTACCGGTTGGTCCAGGTGCGCAGAAGTCGCTCAAGCGCATATGTGTGTGGCGGGCTCGGCTTCGAACGGAGCCGAGCCCGCCATCAGGCAGTCCCGTGTAGGACTGCCGAGGTCGATTGCGTGGATGTGATTGTCGGGTCAGGCCCGCCTGCGCGCAACCGTGGCTGAGATTCCAGCGAACAGGAGAACCGCGGCGACCGTCGCAAGCGACGTGGCTCCTGCGCCGGTCTTAGCAAGCTTCGCGCGCGAGGTCGACTTCGTGGCGGGGCTGGACGGCTTGCCGGGTGAGGACGGTGTCACTCCGGGCGTGGTTCCGGCGCTGGGCTCGACGGTGGGTTCCACGGTTGGCTCGGTGGTCGGTTCGACCGTGGGCTCGGTGGTGGGTTCCACGGTCGGCTCCTCCGAAGGTTCGACGGTCGGTTCGACGGTGGGTTCGACCGTGGGCTCGGTGGTCGGTTCGACGGTCGGCTCCTCCGAAGGTTCGACGGTCGGTTCGACGGTGGGTTCGACCGTGGGCTCGGTGGTCGGTTCGACGGTCGGCTCCTCCGAAGGTTCGACGGTCGGTTCGACGGTGGGTTCGACTGTCGGCTCGGTGGTGGGTTCCACGGTGGGCTCCTCCGAAGGCTCGACGGTCGGTTCGACCGTGGGTTCTACGGTGGGTTCGGTGGTCGGTACGACGACCGGTTCATCCGGGAAGGCGTTGGTCGCCACGATCTTCACCGTCGCGGCCGCATCGATGGGGAATGTCAGCGACACCCCGTTCTCGACCGGCGTCGCCGTCGCCCCCTCCACCTCGTAGGAGACGCTTACGTCCTCGGGCAGATCCTTCTCGATGATCTGGCAGGTGGCGGAGGACTTGGTTGTCACCGGCGTCGTGGTCTGCCCCGCCTGAATCGCCGGCAGGTCAATGAAGTCGGCGGACAGGCACTTGTAGGAGAACTGGTAGGAGGCGTCGGCTGGCGCCGCGGTTCCGGTCGTGACCTTCTCGATCGTGAAGGACGCCCGGTGGCCGGATCCGGTCCCGCCGCTGTTGGGCAGCTCGACGCGCCCGACCACCGTGGCCGGCTCGCCGTCCTCGGCCACCGAGATCGTGGCGGTGTTGACCAGCTCATCCAGGTCGGCGACCTCCGGGCCGACGTCGGCGCGCAGGTCGATCTGGAGAGATTCGTGAGCGGGCTGGTAGCGCCCGTCGGCCATGGGGCTGAAGACGATGCGCA
This genomic window contains:
- a CDS encoding phosphoribulokinase, producing MPTSPIMHTGPAEQLLTGLVERLATRLRGTTTRTGDGRLVVGLTGAPGAGKSTLAADLEERLRQRQLLAGVVPMDGFHMSNAVLDALGRHGRKGAPDTFDVAGYLSALDRVRAPDCPDVLTPVYRRDLHEPVAAGALVSGPGVVVTEGNYLALNRGDWAGARERIDLLIFLDVPEAELISRLVSRHQDFGRSAADAGHWVRTVDLPNARMVAACAHRCNEIWQLRPVGQADFRAGSVGRSGQCRIATAPAPPAIPQASPRR